From the genome of Triticum aestivum cultivar Chinese Spring chromosome 3B, IWGSC CS RefSeq v2.1, whole genome shotgun sequence, one region includes:
- the LOC123067960 gene encoding uncharacterized protein: MRVLKECGDCVCAVPTCPPTTQHSSVEHVQQLWKEWEIQLLVLASFSLQVILLFSAAFRKRHSSRVLSALLWLSYLSADSIAVFVLGRLAAHTSDPQHQLVLFWAPFLLLHLGGQDTITAFSMEDCMLWKRHLLNFTIQVALAIYIVRKQWHGGSQLVAPMVLMFISGTIKYAERIRALRRAGSRSSSFNAGGRHLASGLSRYYDGLLSIISEKKEENFEHVMDVTCGGFFMKFDFLMDVNPPFSGIDLQDLRIAVAERIHRFDDGASDLVYKIVEIQLSLVHDYLYTKFGRVTGVLHRLITLVLTSTALVLFLEARVDHQLQGLVNYSRADVTISYILLVGAVTMEISSTFMWSLLSYWPYMPIAYWRTFDYDKIFHCVPKGLHPGSRMEWSGKMKQYNMLDGCIQEIQAGRLERMMGSIGIKRDYTTHVVISPEVKKVLLVKLLEIKTNAPGGGGLSSSSFRGQWSQWWAALQTKDYLGAGQQSESAAQRALQLSNIQGLAFVSSVYLWHMVTDICLVADKTASASEFRSFSQALSNYMMYLVAKCNVMLDSCAYHVLHKSRHSLLCTRPAIVADRSAFLQKVYDGVYHGSRALDQAREVSLELLRPEGAAYRWELIATVWVDMLWYIARNCGAEFHAKHLITGGEFVSHVKIVLVVLGFSFHEYEEVELA; this comes from the exons ATGAGGGTGCTGAAGGAATGTGGAGACTGCGTCTGCGCCGTGCCAACCTGCCCGCCCACGACTCAACACAG CTCAGTGGAGCATGTCCAGCAACTCTGGAAGGAATGGGAGATCCAGTTGCTCGTGCTAGCGAGCTTCTCCCTTCAAGTCATCCTCCTCTTCTCTGCAGCGTTCCGGAAGCGCCACAGCTCCCGCGTGCTGAGCGCGCTGTTGTGGCTGTCATACCTATCGGCAGACTCCATCGCGGTCTTCGTCCTCGGACGCCTCGCCGCCCACACTAGTGACCCACAGCACCAGCTTGTGCTATTTTGGGCGCCCTTCCTGCTGCTCCACCTTGGCGGACAGGACACCATCACCGCCTTCTCCATGGAGGACTGCATGCTGTGGAAGCGCCACCTGCTGAACTTCACCATCCAGGTGGCACTGGCCATTTACATCGTCCGCAAGCAGTGGCACGGAGGCAGTCAACTTGTAGCTCCCATGGTACTAATGTTCATCTCTGGAACTATTAAATATGCTGAGAGAATTAGGGCACTCAGGAGAGCAGGCTCAAGGAGCAGCAGCTTCAATGCCGGTGGGAGGCATCTTGCCTCCGGCTTGAGCAGATATTATGATGGCCTGCTATCAATAATTTCTGAGAAGAAAGAGGAAAATTTCGAACATGTGATGGATGTGACCTGCGGGGGCTTCTTTATGAAGTTTGATTTTTTGATGGACGTAAATCCTCCATTTAGCGGAATTGATTTACAGGATTTAAGGATTGCAGTTGCAGAAAGGATTCACAGGTTTGACGATGGAGCTAGTGATCTAGTGTACAAGATTGTTGAGATTCAACTCTCACTGGTACATGACTACTTGTACACCAAGTTTGGACGGGTCACTGGTGTGTTACATCGACTCATCACACTTGTCCTAACCTCTACGGCTCTCGTTTTGTTTTTGGAAGCCAGGGTTGATCATCAATTGCAGGGACTAGTCAACTACAGTAGAGCTGATGTTACCATATCTTACATATTGCTTGTGGGCGCTGTCACAATGGAGATATCCTCTACCTTCATGTGGTCCCTGTTATCATATTGGCCATACATGCCAATTGCATATTGGCGGACATTTGATTATGACAAAATCTTCCATTGTGTACCCAAGGGTCTCCATCCAGGAAGCAGAATGGAGTGGTCGGGGAAGATGAAACAGTATAACATGCTTGATGGATGCATCCAGGAGATACAAGCTGGCCGACTGGAACGGATGATGGGCAGTATCGGCATCAAGCGGGATTACACAACACATGTCGTCATATCTCCTGAGGTAAAGAAGGTGCTACTTGTAAAACTGCTTGAGATAAAAACCAATGCACCTGGTGGTGGGGGATTGTCCTCCAGCAGCTTCCGTGGCCAATGGTCTCAATGGTGGGCTGCGCTCCAGACCAAAGATTATCTTGGTGCAGGTCAACAATCTGAAAGTGCAGCTCAACGGGCACTTCAGTTAAGCAACATCCAAGGTTTGGCTTTTGTGTCAAGTGTCTATCTTTGGCACATGGTGACTGATATATGCTTAGTGGCCGATAAGACTGCCAGTGCCTCCGAATTCAGAAGTTTTAGCCAAGCATTGTCCAATTACATGATGTATCTTGTCGCCAAGTGTAATGTGATGCTTGATAGCTGTGCGTATCATGTGCTTCATAAAAGTCGACATAGTTTGTTGTGCACTCGTCCTGCTATCGTTGCTGATCGGAGTGCGTTCCTCCAGAAAGTCTATGACGGTGTCTACCATGGTTCCCGTGCACTTGACCAAGCTCGTGAGGTCTCCTTGGAATTGCTTAGGCCCGAAGGAGCAGCTTATCGGTGGGAGCTGATTGCAACGGTATGGGTGGATATGCTATGGTACATTGCTCGTAATTGTGGGGCTGAATTCCACGCCAAACATCTAATCACTGGCGGGGAGTTCGTTAGTCATGTCAAAATTGTTCTGGTTGTTCTAGGTTTTTCCTTCCATGAGTATGAAGAGGTCGAGCTAGCCTGA